TACGATGTTGGGGTTGCAGGCATCCACCGCCTCTTCCCGGCGATGGAGCGCATGGCAGGTGTGGATGCGATGGTCGTCGCTGCTGGCCGTGAGGGGACGCTTCCGGCCGTTGTTGCGGGCCTGACGGACGCTCCGGTGATAGGACTCCCTGTCTCCACAGGATACGGTGCCGGCGGAGGCGGGCTCGCAGCGCTCCACTCGATGCTCCAGTCCTGCTCTGTGCTGGCGGTGGTGAACATAGATGCCGGCTTCGTCGCGGGCGCTTTTGCAGCGAGGATAGCAAACAGGATCGCCAGGAGAAAACTTTCCAGAGCCAGGCAGCATTGAGAAAAGTTATTTATACGATCAATGCGCTGAGGCATCGCTGAGCGGGTACACTTGTTGTCATAATAACCCCCACTCCCCTACCCGCTCCATGCCTTTCATTTTACAGCATCTGTTCGCAGGATGTCTGCTCTCGCTCTGCTCGACCGCGAGCAGCTGCAGCTTGATGTCGATCCCCTGGCTGTAGCCGCCGGGTCCGTTCGATGCCACAACGCGGTGGCATGGTATCATGATCGGAAAGGGGTTACAGCGCAGGGCGCTGCCGACGGCCCTTGCGGCCCCGGGCCTTCCCGCGGCTTTCGCGACATCACCGTAGGTCGCGGTCGATCCGCGGGGGATGAGGAGAACAGCGCTGTAAACCGCCATCTGGAAGTCCGTGCAGCTGCCTGTATCAAGATCGAGCTGAGGGCGCGGTCCACCCATTATGTGGTCTGCTATTCGCGCTGCAGTCTCTGAGAACTCCGCGTCTGGGGCTGCCCTGGAGAGGCGTATGCGTTTTACGGTTCCCCCTGACTCCTCGACGATGATGTGAAGATCGAGATCATCCAGATACGCGGCCCCTGTGCTGCACTTTTTTATTTCTGGAGTATCTCCCTGAAAGTCTCGCACCTCCCGAGCTCGATGATCTCGACCTCCGTCGTTGAGGTGTCCATTACCGCAACGCTCCTGATACCGGTCAGATGACCCCAGATCTCCCCGGGGTTCACCACAAGGGTTCTTCCCTCGCGGCGGACCTCTGCCCGGTGAGTGTGCCCGCGGACAACGATGTCGTACAGACCGGAGGCCACCACTGCCCTTACGAGAGACTCCTCAGTTCCGTGGAGCATGGCGATCTTCAGCCCGTCCACCTCCAGCTCGCCGAAGTCGCCGAGGTACTCGCCACCGAACCTCTCGAAGTATCTTGAAAGACCGACGCGGTCGCCGTCGTTGTTCCCGTACACAAGCCTCACCGGAATACCGCAGCCATCGAAGAGATAGGCGTTCCCGGAGCCGATCACGTCTCCGGCATGCAGCACCAGCTTCACATCTCTTCTGGAGAAGACGTCAAGAGCTTCCTTGATGCCACGGAAGTTATCGTGAGAGTCTGACATTATCCCTATGAGCATGCGATCACCCTGGCATGGAGGAACCTGGGCGTACAAGAAATTAACCTGTGGTACGTAGTGACTCAGGGCAGTCGGAACCTGCCGCTCTGTTTCAATCCTTGTTTTCCTGGAACTCGCTCTTCGACCCAAAAAATCCGTCTGATTTGAGTTTCTAACGATTGTTTCAATCCTTGTTTTCCTGGAACTCGCTCTTCGACCTCCAAGGTCAATCGCTCCATCTCCAAAGTCGTTTTGTTTCAATCCTTGTTTTCCTGGAACTCGCTCTTCGACTCGATTACTATATCGATGGAGAAGAATTGCTCAGGGGTTTCAATCCTTGTTTTCCTGGAACTCGCTCTTCGACTTTGCAATAGTTGAATTCGAAAACAGAATGTATTGTAGATGTTTCAATCCTTGTTTTCCTGGAACTCGCTCTTCGACTTTGTGTGGGGGTTTCTGGTTCAATTCCGGAAATCCCCGTTTCAATCCTTGTTTTCCTGGAACTCGCTCTTCGACATTTTTCATAGAAACTAATTAATTTATTAAAATATGGTTTCAATCCTTGTTTTCCTGGAACTCGCTCTTCGACTTGGCCAACCTTCACCAGGCCGTCTCACAGTCATCTGGTTTCAATCCTTGTTTTCCTGGAACTCGCTCTTCGACACTCGCACCAAGGAAGTAGCGCGGAAGTGCCCATGGTTTCAATCCTTGTTTTCCTGGAACTCGCTCTTCGACCTTTCTCACTCCTGGCGATTCATATCGCCACAAGAGTTTCAATCCTTGTTTTCCTGGAACTCGCTCTTCGACTTCGCGCGAAAAAAAAAGAGAATACATATTTTAAGGTTTCAATCCTTGTTTTCCTGGAACTCGCTCTTCGACACGGTGCTTTGGTCGTTAAGTTGCACCCAGATATACACTCGTTTCAATCCTTGTTTTCCTGGAACTCGCTCTTCGACCGCGCCCGGGCTGCAGGATACCCCTTTCGCGCCCGGTGGAGGGTTTCAATCCTTGTTTTCCTGGAACTCGCTCTTCGACCACGTATATCTCCGCGAGTTCCTCGCCAGAGAAAGTTTCAATCCTTGTTTTCCTGGAACTCGCTCTTCGACCCTTACCTCGTCTATTTTCCAGACGGGGTACACGCCACGTTTCAATCCTTGTTTTCCTGGAACTCGCTCTTCGACACTGAGCTGCTTGATGCCATAGAATCACAAACCGAGTTTCAATCCTTGTTTTCCTGGAACTCGCTCTTCGACCAGATTTGGTATGCCAAGCTCGGCCCTTACTCGGTCGTTTCAATCCTTGTTTTCCTGGAACTCGCTCTTCGACGCGAGCTCAAGATTTTAACCGAGCTGCTTGATGCTAGTTTCAATCCTTGTTTTCCTGGAACTCGCTCTTCGACATGACATCATCCACCGCCGCTCTTTTTTGTGAGTGTTTCAATCCTTGTTTTCCTGGAACTCGCTCTTCGACAGTATGCGTCGTTGTACTCAGTCCTTCAAAATGTTTGTTTCAATCCTTGTTTTCCTGGAACTCGCTCTTCGACAGCAAGAAGTACGGTCATTTCCGGGAGTGTTCCGTGGGTTTCAATCCTTGTTTTCCTGGAACTCGCTCTTCGACAATACGGGCACTTCAAGGAGTGTTCCGTGGTAACGGGTTTCAATCCTTGTTTTCCTGGAACTCGCTCTTCGACAACCCGGGGCGTGGAGGTCGAGAAAAATGATAGTAGAGTTTCAATCCTTGTTTTCCTGGAACTCGCTCTTCGACAACCCGGGGCGTGGAGGTCGAGAAAAATGATAGTAGAGTTTCAATCCTTGTTTTCCTGGAACTCGCTCTTCGACCGAGCAGCTTGAAGAGATAAAGATACTTAAAGCTGTGGTTTCAATCCTTGTTTTCCTGGAACTCGCTCTTCGACAATCCGGAATGTCCGGCCCAAATGGGCGCTGGATATGTTTCAATCCTTGTTTTCCTGGAACTCGCTCTTCGACTTTACTCTCACAAGCGAAGTAGCTCGGAAATGCCCATGGTTTCAATCCTTGTTTTCCTGGAACTCGCTCTTCGACGGTCTCGCTCTGCAACATATGATACCTGCGCATATTGTTTCAATCCTTGTTTTCCTGGAACTCGCTCTTCGACCTGCCCGCTGGGGTTCCACTCCAACGGGCAACCGGGTTTCAATCCTTGTTTTCCTGGAACTCGCTCTTCGACGCGAGAAGGCAATACGTGAGAAATATACCAGCGAGGGTTTCAATCCTTGTTTTCCTGGAACTCGCTCTTCGACACTAAAGAGAGAACTTTACGAGCAGCTAGAAGAAAGTTTCAATCCTTGTTTTCCTGGAACTCGCTCTTCGACCAGTTCAATCGTCCGAGTTACCATCCCGTACCTAGGACGTTTCAATCCTTGTTTTCCTGGAACTCGCTCTTCGACCAGTGGACAACTACCTACGGGGGTCTAGCGATAACGAGGGGTTTCAATCCTTGTTTTCCTGGAACTCGCTCTTCGACCTCGGTCGTAACGGTGACAGTGCCATGGAGATCTCTGTGTTTCAATCCTTGTTTTCCTGGAACTCGCTCTTCGACCCTCGACCTACCAAGAAACGCACCGGGACTTTGGAGTTTCAATCCTTGTTTTCCTGGAACTCGCTCTTCGACGCGAAGCTTGGGAGTTGTTGAGGCCCTACGGTAGGTTCGGTTTCAATCCTTGTTTTCCTGGAACTCGCTCTTCGACTGCCGATCAGTTGTATCGTGTCGTGTGATGTCCAGAGTTTCAATCCTTGTTTTCCTGGAACTCGCTCTTCGACAGCGGGGATTTTTCGTCCTTTTTGGCAGACCTCCCCTCGAAGGGCTCCTTTTCAGGGGGGGTATCCGGCATGAGTGGAATTTATTGGACCCTTTATAAATTCATTCCGCTCCGTCACCCCCGGCTCTATCTGCTCTCTTCGCCTGCCGTTCACAACCCCCACGGCCCCAAAGCCTCTTGAAACAGACTTCCCCAGACCCATCAGATCCGGAATGTGAAAGTTCGCCAGAAACTCACATCTTATGCCTGTGACCATCACACCCTTTAATGTGCAGATCTCGTCTCTCACCCTTCCAAGATCAAGACGGATCCGCTCATCTACAGTATACCCGAGACCCTTCGCAGCAGAGAGTATGTTCCCGACCAGGATCCTTCTCAGAAGCTCCCTCCTCTCATCCCAGGAAGATGCATCCACATAACGCCCGTAGTTCTCCTGGTTGAGAGCCAGCCACGGAGTGACAAACCTGTACGCATGAAGCTCGCCAGCACACCCAAACCTCTCCCTTCTCAGGCATATGTGCCTCTCAACAACAGAATAGCTCCGATCCCCCAGCCGTATCTCGCCGAACTTATCGTACAGGTCCTTGAGAATGTCTGCACCCTCATTTATCCCCAGGATGACCGGCACACCCCTTATGATCTTGTACTGGATGAGAGGATACCTGTAGATCAGCCTGTCAGTGAAATGATGGTGCAGCAGCATCTGGTCATTGAAGCTCGTGGCGAAGAAGCCGCGCAGCTTCGCCGCATCCTCCCGGACCGGCGAATCAGAGCGCAACCTCAGCCGCAGAATCCTGAGATCCATAGCACCTCAGATTATCATCGAGCCCTCGCCGGCATCCTCCACCTTGAACCCTGTCTTACGATCATAGTATTGGGGGAGCTCATCCATCGATATGTAGCCGAGGCCCTGATCCTCCATGAGGAGGTTTTTGGCTATCCTCCTGGGGACGGAGATCACGTAATCGCTCAGCGCGTTCCTCATGCTCAGATACCTCCTTCTCCTCTCCCAGATATCCCTCTCTGATCTCAGATCCCTGTACATCCTCCAGACCTCCGCAGCCCTCTCATCAACCTCCACAAACACATCCACCCTGGGCTCGTCCTCCTCTATGAGCCTGAAACTCTCCCCGAGATCACCAAACTCCAGGCCTGACAGCATTTTCATACACTCCCTCGAGGTCTCATCGCTCATCCCGCTCCGCAGCGCCCTGAAGTACCTGCTGCTGAGCTCCAGTATCTCCCTCTCCTCTATGCATCTCCCGCACGACCGGAGCACATCAAGGGTTTTCGAGATCAGAAAGCCATCGTAGATGTACTTCCAGAGCTCCATTCTCTCATCCCTGAGAACGACCACCGAGACACGCCCCCTCTCCCTGGAGAGGTTCCTGTTGCACCTTCCAGCAACCTGGTTTATCGAGTCCAGGGGTGCGAGATCTCTGAACACTACATCAGCATCGATATCAACACCCGCCTCTATGAGCTGCGTGCTCACCGTGACCTTCCTGCGCTCTCCCCTCTCCTCCCTGATCCTGCGTATGCGGTCCATCCGGTCCCTGGGGACGACATGTGTTGAGAGGTAGAAGAGATCTGTATCATCCAGATCGAGCGCTTCTATCGCTCTATAAACGTTCCTTGCTGATCGTATCGTGTTCATCACGATCAGGAAATCCCTATCCGGATTACCGTGAAGCTCTCCCGCCAGAAGCCCCTCGAAATCCTCAAGGCGCATTGGAGCATCGATCATTGGATGCAACTCGATCCTGTTGAGCGCCCTGAAGTACCGCTCCTTGTTGCTCACAGCCTCCCCGATCTCGCCGTTCTCCTCGTTGAAGATGAGCGGCTGGGTCGCGGTTACTAGTATCAGATAGCTGTTGAACCTCTCGCAGAGCGTTCTCAGAGCATCACGCATCAGAAGCCAGTACCTGTGGGGCACCGCCTGGACCTCATCCAGAATTATTATGGAGTTCGCAAGCCTGCTGAACTTCCTGATTCTCCTGTTCCTGTTCGAGAAGATCGTGTGGAACAGCTGCCAGAATGTAGTCACCACGATCTCCGAGTTCCACCCCTCAAGGAGCAGAAGGCTCACGTCAGGCTCGTACTCCTCCTCTCCCTTTCTGTATGCGATATCTGAGAGATGATGGTGCTTCAGAAGCACTCCTGAGTCAGCCCTGATGCCTGCGCTCTCCAGCACATCCTCGAAGACATCGCATGTCTGATCGATGATGCTCAGAAACGGCAGCGCGTAGATTATCCTGGGCATGATCCCGCATTGGTCCATCAGCCTGCTCCGGAGCCGCAGCGCCATCGCCAGGGATGTGAGCGTCTTGCCTGTGCCCGTGGGAACGTTCAGCGATATTATCCTGCTGTTCAAATCCCATACAGAGATCCGGCCGACAGCATCATTGTATATCTCGTTCCTCATGCCGTTGATGCCATCCCTGCTCTCAGAGAACCCGCGCGCCTCCCTGTACCTGTCCACGAGATCTGAGGGAATCTCCACCCTGCGCAGGTCCACTCCCTCCAGCCCCGCATCGGTCTTGTCCGCATCCAGGAGCGCGGAGTAGAGAAGCTGAGCAACGAAGTACAGCAGGATGTCATTTCTCTTGCTGAGAATCCTGACGAAGTGCTTCTCATGCCTCACATCCTTCAGGGCATCTCTGAGGATGTAAGCAATCAGATGATCTAAATCCAAATCGACCACATCGCCGAGAAGGGCTCTGAGCATCTCCCTGCATTCTTTTCTATCAATCCTGGAGATCTGCTCCTCCAAAACAGGCAGAATTCTCTCCCGTTCAGCGTAGATCTCCGAGATCTCGTCCAGCGCGTTCGTCAGATCTCCGTGATGCCGCCTCACGGCGATGAACGAGATCAGAGGAAGGGCTCCTGATGTATCGCTTTTTCCCTTCTCTAAATATTTTCTCACAACTGCATACGTGAAGAGCGATGATAGCAGGCCGTGCTTTGTGGTCTCCCTCGATCTCAGGATCTGCTTCTTCCTCTCATCCATCTCCCCCAGATACTCCTGGAAGAACCCGGTCGCCTTCCCGAGATCGTGGGTCGCTCCGATGATGTATGCGACATCCTCCAGAACCCTCACGTTATCGAGGTTCCGCGCGCTTTCAGCCACAGTCCCTCTGCACATCTCCCCGACTTTTCTGAGGTGATCCACAAGTAGCTTATCAGGATGTGATCTAAGCTTAAATGAAAACGATCCGCTCGCCATTCTCGAGCTCCCAGGCATCCCTTGTTCTGGCCTTTATGCTCCCGCCGTTCCTCTCGTAGAGTATCTCGCTGTAATCCATGACCTCCCGCCCCTCGCCCATCACACATGGCATCACCTCAGAGAAGTACTCCCGCCCCTCCTCGAACTCCGGCGGCTCCAGAAGTGATCTCAGAGGCACAACGCTGTTTATCTCCTGGAATTCATCGCCACATCTTCTCATGCTCCACTCACCGACAAATTTGAAGTTGCAGACCAGCTGGCTCAGGCCCAGGCACGGGGTGTAAACGCACCTGTGCTCCTCGAGCAGCTCCCTGAGATCCCTGAAGAGACGTCCGTCAGAGTGCCCGAAGTATATCCTGTACACCGGATCCTTCAGGAACTCAAACCTGATCTGAGTTCTGTTGATGATCCTTTGCATGCTTTTCTTGGTGTCGATCAGGTTCTCGCCTATACGCACCTTCTTCACAGGCTCCAGGATTCTGCATCCTATGCTCGCCCGATCCCTGAAAAAGTATCTGAAGTACTCATCCTTGCTGAGCCCTGCTATGGCTCCCACGATCCCCGATATCGCTGTTCTAGGAGGAAATGAGTACGTGAGGGGGGATGTTGTGGTGTATATCTTCCTGAAGTGCGCGTAATCCCCCCACACATCGAAGACCAAGACTCTATCCTGCATCGAAGACCTTCTGGAGACCTTCTAGAATGCAATCGGCCGTACCTCTATGCCAGTCGCTTCCTTCAGCATCTCCATCGAGAACTCAGATCCGTCCACGATGAACCTGAGCCGTCTGTCGAAGCAGAGCTCAATATCCCTTATCGAGCCGTTCTCAGCCTTGAGCCTGCTCACAAGCTCGGAGACGTCGAGGCAGAAATCCTCAGGCCCTCTGATCGCCTCATGCTGCATCTCCGATACCAGCTTCACCATCCTGTCGAGATCCCCGATGTGGTAATTCTGCTTGCTGTAGTTGACCTTGAGAAGCAGCCTCGGCACCTGGCCAGCTTTCGTTCTGGATATCAGGCTCTTCGTCCCGTTCCACATGCCCTCGAGGAGAAGCTTCACATCATCCTCTGTGAGGTTTGTATGCTTTGCAGCATTCTCGTTTATTATGCCGTAGAAGAGTATCAGCGAGTACGGAAGAACATATTCCTCCCGGAATGTCGCCTGCTTCGATTTTTCCCCGGAAGCGAACGCTCCAGTGCCCTTTATGTGCTTCAGCGTTACTCTGTGGAGCGAGCGCCCCATCTTGAACTGCACAGGGCCTGTGTAGGTTATCGAGTCCTCCTTCAGTGGAATCACGCCGCCGAACAGCCTTATATCTATGCACTCCCTCAGAATCCTTTCTGCATCTTCTCCGAAATCCTTCGCCCGCATCTTTCCGTCCTGGATGTACCTGTTCTCCGCATCGTAGACTATCTCCCTCACGAATATCTCAAGCCCCTTGAAGTCGTGGAGGTAATCCCTTATGGTCCTCTTGAGCCGCACGTCGGTTACCAGGTTTACCCCTGTCTCCTCGTCTATGCGCGGCTTGTTCTCGTCCATCGGATCCCCATTCGGATTCCCGTCTCTTATATCGTAGATGAACAGCAGCTCGGATCTGTTTCCAACAGTGGTCATGCTGTTTCCTCCATCTCCTTTTCCTCAATCTCCTTATCCACCTTGAAGATCTTGTGGAGGTTCATGCCGAGCACGAAGTAGAAGCTCAGCTCATCGTCCGTCTCCTTCCACCTCTGCCCTGAAAGAACGAAATGCTTCGCGATGATCTCCTCGAGCTCCCTGTAGTAGTTCTTCCCGTACTCTTCGAGCTTGTTCTGTATCTCCGGAAGAAGCCTTTTGATCATAGCCTCGTTCAGCCTGAGCCCGTGCAGCTTTGTGTAGAACGGCCTCGCCTTCTTCTCCGTCCACTGGATGTTCAGAAGCTTCTGCGCAAGCACCCCTTCCAGAAACGTCGCCTTCTTCGCATCGCTGTCGAAGAATTCTCTGTTCGCCTCGAAGAACCTCTCGATCCTCTCATCCAGAGGAAGCGCTTCAAGCTCCTCTCTTTTGAGAATAATTCCTGACATTTTGCCTACCTCAAGATCCTTCAGAAGATTCAGCTCCCTCAGATAGTGAAGAAGCAGAAATCCGTTGAGCGTGTTCATCTGCGTGGACTGTTCATGCACGAAATCATCTCTGATTCTCTTCATGATGAAGGAGATCAGCAGATGCCGATCCACGGCCCTCCCCACGAATATACTGTTAACGATCTCCAGGAACATCTTATCGTGAGTTACGCTTCCTGATTCCCTGGGGAAGAACCGTCTCAGCACGCCGAAATCAAACCGCATCTCGATTTTCTTGTCTTTCTCATCGGAGAGCACCATCTCATTGTATATGCCGAAGAGACCCTCGACCCTCTCCTTGGCCTCGAAGAGCCTTCTCAGCCTTGACGGTAGAATGCCATCGATGTGGAGAAGTATCCTGTACGCGGAGTTATCCTTCCTGTAAAACAGGAGGCTGTTGCTGAAGAAGTCCTTCTGATCCTTGACCACATCCAGGATATCATCCTCATCATCGGTTATGCGATTCCTGGTCTTACCGCTCATCTTCAGCTCTTTCTTCATGCCGCTCAGGATATCGAGTATCTCCTTGTAGTCATCGCCGATGACGAGCTTGGGTATGAGAAGGTATCTGAAACCATAGAAGCTGAAATCCAGGTTCTCCTCGATGTACTTCTTTCCAGCATCGAGGTTTGTCGCGCAGTTGAAGCAGACAGGCGTGTTCTTCCATGCATCCGACTGTCTGAATCCGCCGGCTATGAATCCTGGCTTGTCGAAGGTGTGGAACGGCCACGGTATGGCATAAGCGTAAACCTCATCCTTCTGCTCCTTACACACAGAGCAGAGAGCATCGATCCCCCTGGACTCGCCGCCGTATTTCATGAAGTATCGATCGCAGCTCTTTTTGAGGAGAGCGTTTCTGAAAACCGCGTAGTCCGCCAGGTATCTCATATCACCGTCCTTCAGAACTCCGATGGTTATTATGCAGTTCTCTGTGGATTTGAGATGCGATCGCTTCTCCTTGAGATCCTCGAGTATTTTATCTTTGTTCGAGAATATCACATCCTTCATCCTCTCCAGCGTGGTGCTCTCCTCCACGCTGATGCTTGAATGATCGGCAGTCTCAAACCATCTCAGAAACTTTCTGTTGAATGTTGTCTCGATGTCCTTTGCTATCTTGCATGTCGGGGTGGCATCGGTGGCGTTCCCCTTCTTCCCCTTGTAGAGATACCTCCTGTAATCCTTGAGCTCCTCCAGCTCCACGCCCCTGTAAGAGAAGTCTCCGTTCCTATCCTCGAGTGTGACAACAAGGGCATGTCTGTATCTGCCGTTGCTGTTTGGATTCTCCACAATGGCATCCAGGAGATCCGCACACCCGCTCTGAGCATGCTCTCCAATTCTTGATACAGCCTCTATCACGTGTATCACCATGCATCAGTCACATATGTTTCTGTACGTGCAGTCCACGCACCTGGCCTTCTGTTTCGTCCCCTCCGGATAGTAACCGTACTGAACTGTTCTAAGTATCTCGTTTACTGTATCGATAGCAGCATCATAATCTTTTTGGCGGAAGATCACTTCCTCCACGTGGTGGTTGCTGCGGGTGTAGCATATGTACCCCCGGTTCACAGGAACTTCAAAGTGCTCCATTATCAGCAGCCCGTAAAGAGCGAGCTGGTACCTGTGCGTTCTGTGAACCACACCGCTGTATTCAGCGTACTTGTAATCCATGGGGGCAGCTGTGCCGTCATCGAGAAAGAGCACCTCATCCACCTCTCCCTTTATCCGGTACCTGCGGGATGTCAGATAGACGGAGACCTCCTTTCTGACGCACTTGAGCCTCTTTCTCACGTAGCTGGTGTTGACCTTCTCACGGCTCTCGTGAAGCTCCCTGCCCCTCAGGACCTTGTAGTACCTCTCCTCCCTCTGTGGGATGTTGAGACAGTGCATGAAGAATATGAACCTGGGGCAGAATAGGTACTCGATGACATCCGAGACTGTTATGAACACATCCTCATCGAGCGATTTCTCGATAAAAGAGACCTCCTTTTAGAAGAACTTGGTCACAGTCATTCCGCTTACCAGCTCTCGATCGAACCCTGTCCCGATCAGCTTGATCTTATCGAAGCAGTCCTCACACATCGGAAATACATACACTGAGTCAGAGTCCTCTATGACAGACTCGCATTCTACGGCTAAAGAATCGGACTCGTTCCTGTTCAGATCTCCGAGAAACGCGCTCTTCTGAACGCGGTACAAACCGTAGTTCTTGCATATCTTTGCAACCCTGCTTCTCGTCCTGTTATCCGATATATCATATATCACCCAGACCAGCATCGTTCCCCTCCAGAGAGCAGCCATCCAACTCCGACTCGATGACCTCGAGATCCTCAGCATCTGTGCTCTCTTCCACAGCGCCTTTGATGAGGCGGTTCGCTATCCTGTGGCACTCCATCTGGATGGTGTTTCTGATCTTGACCTTACGACCTCGATACTCCACGGTCTCATCCAGAGATCTGTTGATCACATCGATCAGAGCCGCCCTTCCTTCTCTGCTGAGGACAACACCCTGCTCGACGGGCTCGAAGAACTCGTCCCTGACCATCCGCCTGGTGAACATGTGCACAACGGGCTCGTCTATGTAAATCCTGAACATCTCTATGATATCGAAGACCAGGGATCTCTTGTTGTACGAGTCGGTGTGCAGAAACCCGGCATACGGATCAAGCCCTGCGATTATGCAGGACTTCTCCACAATCGAGTAGAGCATGCCGTATCCATAGTTCAGCATCGCATTGAACTCATCCCTTGCTGGGTCCCTGCTCCGTCCTGCGAATTTGTACTTCTCAGGCATTATCAGAGAGATCGCCTCGAAGTATGCCCTTGATGCCCTCCCCTCCAGGCCGAGTATCTCCTGCCTTCTCGCCTCAACAGTGCCGCGAAGCCTGCGCATCTCCTCGAGAGAGCTCGAGATCTCCTCGACGTACCCTGTCAGATCCTCCCTCCTCTCGTCCCGCGCTTTTTTAAGCCTCTTCAGAAACTCCATCTGGTTCTCAAGCTTGCGTGCGCACCACTCCCTGACAAGATCCAGCGCCTCCGGCCTCCCGCATATCTCGAGCTGCCTTCTCCTGATCAGGGTTGTGCTTCCCAGCTTCGGGTGCCAGATCCTCGCATACGGATCGCCCCTCGAGTCGAGAAATATTATATCTATATTATTATCTATCGCAAGCTTGATCGCGTCCGTTGTTATGTATGCAGCTGTTGCTATCAGGATGCTGCTGATCTTTCTGGCTGCTATCTCCAGGCTCCTGTCATCTCTCTTTACAACGAAGCACTCGCCGTTTTTCCGTATGTACGATCCGTATGAGTTCACCACAAGCTGCATCCAGATCGACCCTGCATCAAATCATATTACAAAATAATTTCTGAAGATATACCTGCACCTCGAATACAAGACCATCTCTGCGCATTTTTCATATCACAAATCTTCATAACATTTAAGAAAACATCTCAAATATCTATAAATCTTTTTCTCTGCGACTCTCCTCTGGAGGCTTCGATGATGAATGCCCCTATGACGGAAGACGATGTCTTTGAGGCCATAGATAAGCACAACGTGAGATTTGTCAGGATATGGTTCACCGATATCCTCGGCATCCCGAAGAGCTTTGCCATCAACACCAACCAGCTGGATGGAGCGTTTTCAGAGGGTATGGGATTTGATGGCTCCTCTGTGAGAGGTTTCGCCAGGATATACGAGTCGGATCTGATCGCCAAGCCGGACCCCTCTACATTCAGAATCATCCCGTGGCGCCAGCAGGAGAATGCTGTGGCGAGGATGTTCTGCGACATTCTGAATCCGGATGGAACTCCCTACGAGGGCGACCCGAGGTATGTTCTTAAGAGAAACCTCTCCCGTCTCAGGGAGAAGGGCTACCAGTTCATGGTCGGACCTGAGCTGGAGTTCTTCTACTTCAAGAGCGATTGCTCAACGGAGATACTCGACACCGGAGGGTACTTCGATCTCACGACGCTGGATGTCGCATCTGATCTGAGAAGAGACACAATCCTGGCGCTGGATGCGATGGGTATAGATGTTGAGTACAGCCACCATGAGGTCGCGCCATCGCAGCACGAGATCGATTTGAGGTATGCTGATGCACTGACCATGGCGGACAACGTGATAACATACAAGATAACGGTCAAGGAGATCGCAAAGAA
This DNA window, taken from Methanothrix sp., encodes the following:
- a CDS encoding methylated-DNA--[protein]-cysteine S-methyltransferase; the encoded protein is MRDFQGDTPEIKKCSTGAAYLDDLDLHIIVEESGGTVKRIRLSRAAPDAEFSETAARIADHIMGGPRPQLDLDTGSCTDFQMAVYSAVLLIPRGSTATYGDVAKAAGRPGAARAVGSALRCNPFPIMIPCHRVVASNGPGGYSQGIDIKLQLLAVEQSESRHPANRCCKMKGMERVGEWGLL
- a CDS encoding metallophosphoesterase → MLIGIMSDSHDNFRGIKEALDVFSRRDVKLVLHAGDVIGSGNAYLFDGCGIPVRLVYGNNDGDRVGLSRYFERFGGEYLGDFGELEVDGLKIAMLHGTEESLVRAVVASGLYDIVVRGHTHRAEVRREGRTLVVNPGEIWGHLTGIRSVAVMDTSTTEVEIIELGRCETFREILQK
- a CDS encoding CRISPR-associated endonuclease Cas6, whose product is MDLRILRLRLRSDSPVREDAAKLRGFFATSFNDQMLLHHHFTDRLIYRYPLIQYKIIRGVPVILGINEGADILKDLYDKFGEIRLGDRSYSVVERHICLRRERFGCAGELHAYRFVTPWLALNQENYGRYVDASSWDERRELLRRILVGNILSAAKGLGYTVDERIRLDLGRVRDEICTLKGVMVTGIRCEFLANFHIPDLMGLGKSVSRGFGAVGVVNGRRREQIEPGVTERNEFIKGPINSTHAGYPP
- the cas3 gene encoding CRISPR-associated helicase Cas3'; translation: MDHLRKVGEMCRGTVAESARNLDNVRVLEDVAYIIGATHDLGKATGFFQEYLGEMDERKKQILRSRETTKHGLLSSLFTYAVVRKYLEKGKSDTSGALPLISFIAVRRHHGDLTNALDEISEIYAERERILPVLEEQISRIDRKECREMLRALLGDVVDLDLDHLIAYILRDALKDVRHEKHFVRILSKRNDILLYFVAQLLYSALLDADKTDAGLEGVDLRRVEIPSDLVDRYREARGFSESRDGINGMRNEIYNDAVGRISVWDLNSRIISLNVPTGTGKTLTSLAMALRLRSRLMDQCGIMPRIIYALPFLSIIDQTCDVFEDVLESAGIRADSGVLLKHHHLSDIAYRKGEEEYEPDVSLLLLEGWNSEIVVTTFWQLFHTIFSNRNRRIRKFSRLANSIIILDEVQAVPHRYWLLMRDALRTLCERFNSYLILVTATQPLIFNEENGEIGEAVSNKERYFRALNRIELHPMIDAPMRLEDFEGLLAGELHGNPDRDFLIVMNTIRSARNVYRAIEALDLDDTDLFYLSTHVVPRDRMDRIRRIREERGERRKVTVSTQLIEAGVDIDADVVFRDLAPLDSINQVAGRCNRNLSRERGRVSVVVLRDERMELWKYIYDGFLISKTLDVLRSCGRCIEEREILELSSRYFRALRSGMSDETSRECMKMLSGLEFGDLGESFRLIEEDEPRVDVFVEVDERAAEVWRMYRDLRSERDIWERRRRYLSMRNALSDYVISVPRRIAKNLLMEDQGLGYISMDELPQYYDRKTGFKVEDAGEGSMII
- the cas5b gene encoding type I-B CRISPR-associated protein Cas5b: MQDRVLVFDVWGDYAHFRKIYTTTSPLTYSFPPRTAISGIVGAIAGLSKDEYFRYFFRDRASIGCRILEPVKKVRIGENLIDTKKSMQRIINRTQIRFEFLKDPVYRIYFGHSDGRLFRDLRELLEEHRCVYTPCLGLSQLVCNFKFVGEWSMRRCGDEFQEINSVVPLRSLLEPPEFEEGREYFSEVMPCVMGEGREVMDYSEILYERNGGSIKARTRDAWELENGERIVFI
- the cas7b gene encoding type I-B CRISPR-associated protein Cas7/Csh2; its protein translation is MTTVGNRSELLFIYDIRDGNPNGDPMDENKPRIDEETGVNLVTDVRLKRTIRDYLHDFKGLEIFVREIVYDAENRYIQDGKMRAKDFGEDAERILRECIDIRLFGGVIPLKEDSITYTGPVQFKMGRSLHRVTLKHIKGTGAFASGEKSKQATFREEYVLPYSLILFYGIINENAAKHTNLTEDDVKLLLEGMWNGTKSLISRTKAGQVPRLLLKVNYSKQNYHIGDLDRMVKLVSEMQHEAIRGPEDFCLDVSELVSRLKAENGSIRDIELCFDRRLRFIVDGSEFSMEMLKEATGIEVRPIAF